The window TTAATATAGGACCTTGAGTATCAAATACTAATGGTAAGTAATCTACATTTCCTAATGAGATGTTATATATTTCATCACAAAAACCATCGCCGTTTGTATCGTTATGAGTTTCAGACCAACCGGTACCATCAGGTTTAAGCCAGAAGTTTCCCCCACCGTTTGCTTTTGTTATATTTAAGTTATTTGACGATTGATAAAAATCTATATTATTGGTATTATTAAATAAATTTCCATAGATTAGATTACCACTTGAAGTTTCAAGATACGCCCCATATTGATTATTTGATTTGATATTGTTATATCGAAATATTAAATCGGTGCTTCGCAATGTATAAAATCCTATACTAGTATGGTTAGTGATATTATTGTTTTCAACGAGTGTTTTATTGGCATACCATAAAACCATACCATTCCAGTTGTTATTTGCAGTGTTATTATAAACAGTGTTATTAGTCCCTTGTATACGGATACCAATTGCACTATCGTTTACAATGCTATTATGTACGCTACTGTCATTACAATATTCTAAATATATACCTTCTGCCATACAATTGCATACTCTACAGTTTGTTATTGTAATGTTTTTGAGTACTACTGATGACGAAACATACGCCCAAATACCCCTATCTGCATTGCTTGCCCCATTTATTAAATGATTCCTACCATCAATAGAAACATTATCGCAAGTTATTT is drawn from Methanococcus voltae and contains these coding sequences:
- a CDS encoding NosD domain-containing protein gives rise to the protein MKSNSKFIFFTLLILTLVSVNTAFADTAITGTTTINTPGKYFIANDISHNMGDIIKITCDNVSIDGRNHLINGASNADRGIWAYVSSSVVLKNITITNCRVCNCMAEGIYLEYCNDSSVHNSIVNDSAIGIRIQGTNNTVYNNTANNNWNGMVLWYANKTLVENNNITNHTSIGFYTLRSTDLIFRYNNIKSNNQYGAYLETSSGNLIYGNLFNNTNNIDFYQSSNNLNITKANGGGNFWLKPDGTGWSETHNDTNGDGFCDEIYNISLGNVDYLPLVFDTQGPIL